A region of the Candidatus Methanoperedens sp. genome:
AAACCACAAAGGTCACAGAGATTTTTAAAAACATCTCCGTGCTCTCTGTGGTTCATTCGGAAAATATACTAATTATTGATTTTTCGGATATTTTGATACAACCGTATCAAAAAATTATACATCTACCGTATTTCATTAATCCGGCATATCAAGTTTTTCAATAATCATTCTTGCATCTTCATAAACATCAACACTGAGCCACATCACACGCGCAAGCTTATCAAGAGCCTCAAATGTTTCTCTTTTTGACATCTTTTGCAGTCTGGCAGACCTTAACAGCACGCCTATCGAACCGACAACTTCCAGCCCCAGCCCGGCTGCGAACCTCCGCGCAGCAAGGTCATCGATAAGTACCGGGCATTTTTTTCTTCTTGCGAGCATTATAACAGCCGCCTCTCCTATGTCCATTCCCGCGCTCTCTGCAATATTCCTGACTTTATTGTTACTGCTTTTTTCTGTCACGACCCAGCCATTTTCAAATTCGCTCTCGATCAAAAAGGCATCTCCCATTCCTTCTTTCTTTCCCCTGTCAACAACTTCAAGCTTTACCTCATCAGGTATGATTACCTTTCCGAAAAGGTATTTAAGAAGTTCTATCCTACCCACCTTCGCAAGGTGTATGAGCGGCCCCGAATTGCTTACAATCATTTCTCTTTCATCGCCCACTTGATGTCTGCCGCCAGGTCCTCTTTTTCATATTTGAAGGGGATGTTTCGCTTCTTTAACTCTTCCAGCGCTCCCCTGTATGTCAAGTTGGCCATCCTTGCAGCTTTCCAGAGAGAGATTCTTCCTTCAGAATAGAGGTCAAATGCTTTTTTTATTTGGTATTCCCTGAGCGCCTCCCCGATGAGTTTGCGCAGCATAGAGCCTTTATCAAGAACTTCCTGTTTGCACGCCTCCTCGATCTCTTGAAGATATTTCTCAGGTAATCGAACCGATATTGTTTTCATGTGTTATTACATTTTATTATATCGTATACTTAAATCTTTGTTATCACTTATATCTAAGAGCTTGTCTGAAAATTTTACCTATATTTGGTTTTCACATCGATTCGATGCACATAATTGGATATGAGTGAGGATTCAGAGGCGCTTTTAGACAGGATTACAGGATTTACAGGATGGAAATTAATCCTGTCCATTCTGTAAATCCTGTCCAGAATAAATATTCAGACAAGCTCTAAGAGTATTATGTTTTGATAACAAGGTTTTTACACATAGGCCGTTATTAATACGGAAGGAGACTTAACATGGCAAATGAATCCTCAACCACCGTGCAGCGTCTCTGGAATATATCATATTCAAACAGCGAGGAAATATGCACCATGCATTGAGATTCTACAGTGCTCATCAGGAACTCGTACTCAGGTTTTATATGCTGGCAGCAAAATTCACGATGCTGCCCGTTATTGGAAACTCGGTAAAAAGTCTGATGCAATGGTATGCATTATCTCAGCACAGGGCATTGATATTGACTTCCGAAGAAGCAAAAAAGGTCATAAATGCAGCTACAAACGTAGCTATAGGGGATTGCAAATGCAGAAAGGTCTTTAAAAATTGTCACGGCCCGATAAGGACGGAAATTGTCATTGGGATTGGCTATGATATTTTTACTGATGTTAGAAAGGATGAATTTATTGAAATAAGCAAGGAAGAAGCCCAAAAAATCATAGACGAATGTAAAAGATCAGGTCTTATTCAGAGTCTTGTACAATGCAGGAAGGAAGCCTATGTAATATGTAACTGTTGCACTTGCTGCTGCGTTCCTTTGCGGTTTAGCAAGGTTTATGGTATCGGGGAAAGCTTATCAAGAGATAAGAGTGCAGTTAGCGATTTTATCGTCAAGTTACAGCATGAATCCGTACCTGCTGATCAAAATTGATATGTCGATTAATGTAGTCCACCTTTTTTTGCGGTTAATTTTACAACTTTATTTTATCGTCCATCCTCCATCAACGACAATTGATGCGCCAGTAATGAAATCTGCATCGTTAGAGCTTTGATAATTTCTTTCACAAAAATATTATCCCTCCTGGATCTTTTTTTTATCGAGATTTTTTGCAGCCGGGCTCTGGATAACTTTCCCATCGAAATTAAAGCGTGAGCCATGACAGGGACAATCCCATGATTTCTCAGCATTATTCCAGCTAACGATACATCCCATGTGGGTACACGCAGGCGAAACAGCATGCATATTTCCTTTTTCATCTTTATAAACAGCAGCTTCTACGCCCTTAATATCGACGATCTTTGCTTCCCCCGTCTTGAGACTGGAGAATTCTTCCGGTTTTGAAAGCCTTCCTTTCAGGAGTGTCTCAGCAACCTGTATATTTTGAGTAATTAATTTACCCCCGGTAGTTAGGAGTTTATAGCGACCCGGATTATATAATTCCTCAAGAGGGTTTGGCCTGCCGAGGATTAAATCCGATAAAATCATACCTGCGATCATACCATGGGTCATGCCCCAGCCTTTAAAAGCTGTAGCTATAAGCAGATGTTTGCTTCCCTGGAATTTTCCGATGAAAGGAACCTTATCAAATGAGTAATTATCCTGGGTAGACCAGCGATAATCGATTGATTTAACCTGGAAATGATCTCTGGCATACTGCTCCAGTCGTTTGTAATACTCAATTGTATTGGCTGCGTGGCCTGTGGGATGATCTTCACCCCCGACTATGACAAGGAGACCATCAGAAGTAGGCTGCGTACGGATATAATGAGATGGATCTTTACTGCTATCAAACATTTCTTCAGGAACTTTATCAGCGACCCGGATACCCAGGACGTAAGAACGGTGG
Encoded here:
- a CDS encoding ferredoxin-like protein, with translation MHHALRFYSAHQELVLRFYMLAAKFTMLPVIGNSVKSLMQWYALSQHRALILTSEEAKKVINAATNVAIGDCKCRKVFKNCHGPIRTEIVIGIGYDIFTDVRKDEFIEISKEEAQKIIDECKRSGLIQSLVQCRKEAYVICNCCTCCCVPLRFSKVYGIGESLSRDKSAVSDFIVKLQHESVPADQN
- a CDS encoding FAD-dependent oxidoreductase, translating into MDNTSENKYEPAGKAESFWIATTPETEFPTLAENISVDVAILGGGIAGITSALLLKEAGLSVAVIEARRIVKGVTGYTTAHITSAHDLIYGYLIEHFGKDKAQLYADANQEAIEKIASVVKEKNIDCDFKRTSEYIYAESGEDVEELRREFDAAKSLGLPVSYLDAAPLPFKTYGAIRYQNQAQFHPRKYLLALAKLIPGNGSFVFENTRAFDIDESEPHKVKTDRGYLTAKYVIVATHFPFINKGMFFARMESHRSYVLGIRVADKVPEEMFDSSKDPSHYIRTQPTSDGLLVIVGGEDHPTGHAANTIEYYKRLEQYARDHFQVKSIDYRWSTQDNYSFDKVPFIGKFQGSKHLLIATAFKGWGMTHGMIAGMILSDLILGRPNPLEELYNPGRYKLLTTGGKLITQNIQVAETLLKGRLSKPEEFSSLKTGEAKIVDIKGVEAAVYKDEKGNMHAVSPACTHMGCIVSWNNAEKSWDCPCHGSRFNFDGKVIQSPAAKNLDKKKIQEG